DNA sequence from the Coffea arabica cultivar ET-39 chromosome 11c, Coffea Arabica ET-39 HiFi, whole genome shotgun sequence genome:
tttcctccattataacaaAAGAGTGCCCATTTTGGACGCGTTTGACAAATttgtttatcggataaaataaaaatcaaacccATTTTCCAAAGTTTTGGAGGTGAATTTGTTGAACCTTCTTAAAATATTTGAGTGGGATCACCATAGTATAAAATTTGTTTTATGATTAGTTGTTTTTTCCATTGTAATCTTGCAAATTTGAAATTAAGACGCTATTGAATTCAATGAGGGAACCAATAGGGACTGATGGGGCCATAGCTCTACTCtccccaaaattttaaaaaatttatttcacATTTGTAGTTATATGTATAAAACTAAGTTTTTACAATTTTAACCCCTTTAGAAAAATTTTAGCCTCTctagaaaaaaaatcttggctTTGTCACTTATTGAAATGTTTGTAACCGAGATTTATCCATGGTGAATGTATGATACATAATTTTTTCACTGTATTGAATTTATATGATGACAAATGAAATGGGTCAATTGGATTAGTGAGCATTAGTTTTGTGAATGATTATGAGAGTAAACTATATTATAACAATAAAATACGTTGAATTatgaaatttataatttaaacatGCTCCTAAATTTTGGATAGGATATGTGACTTTCGTAGTTGCGAATTTCTTAAATTAACAGTTAGTTATTATTATGAGTAATGTGGTAAGTGTTAGATGCAAATATCAGTAATAACTGTTAATTATTACTATCAGTAAAGTCAGCAGTAAATGTGAGACATTAATTAGAATTTGCAGATATCATTTAAAATGGGTGGTTATTATCTGTTAGTTAAAATTTAGGAGTTTTAATTTTATGGGTTAGTGGGAAAAACGTGaggaaaatgtgaaaaaaatatGAGTATAATTATAGGATTTGTACGAGCAGTTATAGGATTAGTTGTGAGATAAATGTTTCTTagtgtttgtttggatagaggattatttgtcaaaatttatttgcttacatcattattacaattttcaacacacttttttatctttttaattatctttttatttcacatacatcacatcacaaaagtactacaataaaaatatctcaaataatttacaatccaaacagagccttaATTTTAGAAATGTAAAATACCAATAAAATAGTATTCAGACTTTTGACAATTTGGAAAGCTCCTTATCCAAAATTTcctctgcaatacatatagatgtcttttttttaatagttgaatcTCATATTCGTGAACAATCtgcagaaaaaaataaaattttagactaTACTAATTTTGTTATATCAACTCTATTATTCttattattgtattaattgTTACGTTATTTCTCTCATTTTATTATGTCTACATTAATACaagtttaatttttattatgtcTCGTGTCCCAGAAAATACATATTATCCTATTCAGATGGATATGTCCAACAGATAATTAAATTGATGctaaaaatttagaataaatAAGTTACTTTTCAATAACGGTTGTAAAGGTTTCTTGAGACTTTATGAATTAGATGTCTTGcgtttgtaaaaaaaatttctagcaTATTTTTGTATTGGAAATGGAGTTAAAACTTGCTATAGATTACTTTCctgtatttcaattttatcctaaagggtaatttgctgttcaacctaattttattctgattttatccaactaataaattaacttatgaaaatagataatttatggaggaaagccataagtAGCTGGTGCtttattgaaaaatggatttatttttattttatctaataaataaatttgtgtATGAAAAATGGGTattctgttcttataatggagaaaaatcataaataCTTAGTATTTTATTGCAAAAcagatatatttttattttatccgataaataaattttattttaaaaaaatagatactctgttcttataatggaggaaagtcataaagagctagtgttttattcaaaaatgtgtttatttttattttatccgataaataaatttatttatgagaaAATTGGTACTTTGTTCTtagaatggagaaaagtcataaagaactAGTGTTTTATTAAAAacgagtttatttttattttatccgataaataaattcttttatgaaaaaatgggtactctgttcttataatggagaaaagtcataaagagctaatattttattggaaaatgagtttatttttattttattcaataaataatttttttatgagaaaatggtactctgttcttataataaaagaaaaccataaagaactagtgttttattggaaaacgggtttatttttattttattcgataaataaatttttctatgaaaaaatgggtactctattcttaatggaggaaagtcataaagaattattgttttattgaaaaacgggtttatttttattttatccgataaataatttttttatgaaaaatggatactctgttcttataatggaggaaaactataaagagctagtgttttattgcaaaaccggtttatttttattttatccaataaataaaatttttaaggaaaaatgggTGTTAAAGAGGtgatatttgataaaaaatgaTACTTTAGAATACCAGTGGATTACAGTTAAAACACAATCACagatttggtattttaaataatgaagaATCGGTTCTGTTTGGATTACATATTTTTCagggtattttttaaaaatagcaCTGTAGTCCTTCAAACGTGAAATACAAGTACTGTACATATCTGCTATTCCTTCCCCTTATAAACTAATCCTTTTGATTTATGtgctttttgataaaaaattttcattatttttttaaatgcaaaaaacaaattaattctgtataaatttaaaaaattactatTTCAATTATTGGCACCTTGCTTATACTTTGGAGGACTGGTAAGAAAGTCATGAAGAGCTGGTATTTTTATTAATGAAAACTTTTTCCATAAATGGTCTACTTTTTATGACTTTCCTTTATTATGTATCAAAGTACCAGTTTTTAACCAGCATTTTACATCTATTTATTTAGTACTTTAAATAATGATATTCAACTGTATCTTTCCCTTTCATACCAACTATTTTGACTTGTGGATTTTTGTGCTATGtgcaaaaaaatttttgcttacttttttttttaaaactgcaacagaaaaaatttaattatgtataaatttctaaaatattaatttagtcACATACGATCAAGTATTTATACAAGTATATTAACAGTACTTACTAAGTAAGGTACTCAattttaataattaataaaacattttagtgttatttcaaataacaataaaatatggGCTTGGCATAAGTTTTTTAAGCATAATAGAATATTTTTGCCATAAATTAGTATGTTTTtgtcattaatcaaatttactatgttataagtaaaaatgattatttatgtataaacATACTATTACTTCGAATAAACTTACTCCCTCAAAAGTATATTGAGGataaaaattgtaatttatcTCTTTAAAAAGTATGTTTCATAATACTTTTAATTCACCTTTTAGGTtgtaaaagttactaatttattacgttaacttactattttagatgaTAAATTTACTTCCTTATTTTTACGCATAATCCTATTCAAGTTGATAAATCCAACAGGTAATCAAATGGTTGTTAAAATTATTATAACCTATTATATCATATCTAAAACTGTTTTTTTACCATAACGATAGTTACTACTCCATTTTCCCACATGTTTAAGCTCAACACTTGgtactaaatttatatatgtatataaatataatgaaggCTTGAATCCTTTCATTTACCTCCACTTTTATTTCTTCCAAATTATTATCCCCCACGCGTGTGCGataatcatttattatttcttaaaatttcgaTATCTTCTTTACGCACATTTTTTGTTCAAGGCATTTGCAGTATTTTTTCCATTAATAATGGGTATATTTGCAAATACATAAATGCCTCTGGTTTTAACCTGCAATAACACTTCCTGTCCCAACCTACGAGATCATACGGAAGTTAGTGTGCTTTTTGGTTGCATCCGCAGACGATTCTCATATATTTCCTCTCCACGCGCTCTGCAACAATTTAACGTTTCCGTTTGGACTGTATGCAACTCCAACACGTGTCGCTCTCTACCGGCCTTCCTATCATAGGCAGGTTCCTACCATAAAGGTATCCTAGCTTAAAGGTCAAGAATAAGGATTGGTTTGAATGAATTATATGTCATGTATTTAAATATGTattcgtaaaaaaaaaaaaagataaggcaaaaaataattttagagGGAATGACTAGTGAGGTTGGTTGTTGAGCATAGGGATGCAAATGAATCAAGTCGATTCGAGTTTTGATCTAATCGAATCGAGACTTAACATAATTTTGTAAAAATCGAATTTGAAATCAAGTTTGATGAGTTCAAAATGTCAAGTTCGAGGttgagttaaaaaaaataaattgaaaaataaataaaataatattttttcttaacaaataataaaatataagggatatatatataaatttactattaaaataatatatatatatataatcgagttCGAATCGGCTTACGAGGTAATGAGTTCAATATTTTTGAACTCGAATtcaatttaattaattcaaattcgACGTTGACCAAACTCGAATCGAATTCGGACTCGAGCTACTTTGCTTGCAGCCCTAGTTGAACTGATGATACTAGTATTAATCTTAACATTTAAAAACATGCTAGATAGTGAATATATAGGAAAAATATTGGAAAAATATCAGAATATTTGCAAATGTTAAGGACTATATCTGCAAATTCACCCCCACTAAAAAGTCCCAAAAAGACGAACGGTCCAAACTTTACTGGTCCTTCTCGGCCGTCAATCGTAATTGGCTCAATCAATCCTCTGTCAATTTACCCTAATATTGGTATTAGTTTCCTCATTGAATTTCTGCAATGAATTGTATGAGAGCTCCTGATGTTTAATTTAGCAAAGAAGGGAAGATTTTGCATCCATAGTACTACATCTTTACATGCGCATTTGATGGGATCTATTTACTGATTTCATTCTTCTGGGCCGGACGTAGTGATTGAATTATACCGGAAGCTGGTGGTTCAAGGGCTGACTGCTGAGGCCATGTCGTTCATGAAAGGAGATTTGCTGACGAAAACAAAAAAGCTAGTCAAAGGCTTAGCCAAAGTTGAACCCCTCTGGCTTAAAGCTATGGAGCAGTGAGTAAAATTACATCCTTTTTGTTTCGCTTATAGATTTTCAACTTTTATTGTCAAAAAGAAAACTGGGATTTAGGTAATTAGTTCAAAGAGTATAAAAATTCAATCATTTCATTCCAGAACCATTTGCTGATTGATAAATCTATGTAATTTATTATGGGTAATAAGTAATGTTCCCTTACACACATATAAACATGCACGCATAGGCACACACTTGTGTAAAGTTTAAGCCTTTTTGAGTTGAAGTGTGTATTAGATGATTTTCCAGTCTGGTATTATAAGGGATGATATTATTTGTGTTTCTATTTGAATGGGAAGATAAATAAACATATGGTAGAGGATCACTTTTTGTTTGATGGGGTATTTAACTATAGTCCGTGACTTATTCTATACAATGCAGGGCACCTCCGGTGACGTTTCCTCGCGCTGAGGGCACGATTAAGCCCATGAGTCTGCCTGAGGATGTTTACATCAAGAAGTTTTATAAGAAGTATCCTGATTCCAAATATCAGGATCCCATCAAGTATGGCTTtctgtcaatttttttttgtgtgtgtttcAGTACGTGTTTGGATACAACCTTGTTGTTTTTATGTTGATAGGAAGATGGAAAAGGTTGGGGAGAGGGTTGGGCTAGGGGGAAAGGAGGATTGAGAAATTATTCTTTTCTGTTGTCCTGTAGTTGGGTATCATTTTGCTGCAGAAAAGTTCAAGGGAATATTCTAGTGGAAATTCAATCTGAGTTTTTGAGTGATGGAGATCCGAGGTATTGTGAGTATTGAGAGAAAAAATTTGAGGTTTAGAGGTCCATGCTGCTTCTTTTGATTGAAGTTGGTTTTTCCTTTCTGTTTTGTAATCTAAACAATCTAAATTTTTATCAATCTATTTATCTATGTTGATTGGATTATGCTTCTGGTTTTTATAATGCTGTGTCTGGATTTTTTATGGCTACATTCATCTGCAAAATTAATATGTCTGTGCCAATCGTTTCGGAATTCTGGAAGCCAGATTTGAAGAGATTGAGATATAACTGCTTTTTAACAGCTTGTGCTTGAAATGAAAAGACATATGAAGGCTTCTATCGCAAAATGCGGGTGCCTCATTACACCTGTATTGCTGGATGATGCAAAAGGAAGAGATGAACAACCTAAAATATCTGGAGTTTGATTATTGAGTAGATTTTAATTGTCAATCGAAGCTGTATTGCTGTcaagtttgaattttgtttgtccTTTAAAAGGTGTAGTTGAGGTTTCATTTTTGTCCTGCAAGTCAAAATTTGACTCTTTCTTGTTACTTAACAGAATTTCTGGTTTCAATCCACCTCCAGCCCGACTATTTGGCTGGCGAGTACTAGAGTTGACGGAACAGGGAGTCAGTGAAGAAGAAGCAATGGCTGTGGCTGATGTatgtttttgtttcattttttttttgggtgaatttTGTTGGTGCTGCATCATATTAAGCCCCTCACTTGTTCTCTGGTGTTTCAATTTTGTAACTGTTTATCCAACAGATGGAATATCGGTCCGAGAAAAAGGCCAGAAAGGAGGCTTATTCTCGGTTGAAGCAAATTGCAAAGCTTCAAGGAAAGAAGCCACCGCCTAATCCATATCCAAGTGCTATCAAGGAAATACAGGCTAAAGAAAAGAAGTTTGTACATGACCGTTTCCATAATCCTGAGACAGTTAAACTTGCGGAGAAAATGAGGGAGGAGAGGGCTGCAGATTGGCAGAACAGAAGAGGTGCTGGTGACTGGTGAAAAGCTGGATTCAACTTTCATTCTGCGACGTTAGTTCTCATGCTTTAAAAGAATTGACTGACCTTGGGATTACACGGCTTAGCTAGACGAGGAGATTTTCTCCATTGCATTAGATCGAAGGTTGTGTTTCAAATTGGATCGGTTATATACATGACTGTATTGATAAAAGTCTCGGGAATTTCTTGTTAATCCTCCTCGGCTTAGTATTACATTATTGTTGTCATGCTTTGGGAGTAATAAGCCAAAGTAGTTTGGAGCACGAATATAGGCTTCATGAGTCGTGAATGACCTTACGATTGACAATTCCGCTTTCCTGATTTTGGATTTCTGCTCCGGCTGGATGATCCTTTAAATTATCCCGTTCGATTATTACTTCTCTCAAGaagtctttctttttcttttattgatgATCCCTTGAGCAACTTTGGTAAAAATCAAGCCCTGCATTACTTACTCTTTCCGGGTTGATTTGGTTAGATGGCCCTAACTTCTTAATCAAAACTGAATGTTAATTTCTTGATGCTGATCGGAGTCAATGGTACCTTTCTTGCTGGAGAGGGCAGAGCACCACTCTGATAATCTATCTATTCAAAAAAAGATGGCTTCCTTGATCACTTTATTCACCAAATTTAAGTCTTATCATGCCTCCTTTGATTGAGCTTTACCTCTTTTTCCGATCTGTAAGATCTGAAATATCTTCACTTTATTTCATTTTCTCCGGAGTCTCTGGTTGCACATCTCCTTTTTCGATATCTGTATAAACACAACATAACATATTTGGGAAGATTTAATATTTGTGAGGCAAAAAGATAACTGAAATGTATCCAGGAACGCCCTTCCGGTCTCGAGCGCCACAAACCTCATTCCCACACATAGCACGCAACCGCCAAGCTGTCAGCTTTTTATTGGCTGTTGAACTTTCTAACTGATCTTTCATTACAATCTCCTCAAGCTCTCTCTCTGCTTCCATCCCTCCGGCAATGGGCTCTACAGCCACAACAGCAATCTCCAGCGCCAAGTCCATCAATGCCCTTTCAACTTCAGCCAACAACACAAAAATAACTAACTTAACTACCTCGACTCCAACTTGGTCTCAGACTAAATCAAAATTACCTGACTTTTATGCCTCGAGCAGCTTTCTAAACCACTTAAAATCCAAAAGTCCCCAGCTTAAGAACAAAAATTCGaaactttttcttcttcattgctCCGCAAAGCCAAATACTGACAGAAAAAATGCAACAGATGATAATTTGTCTCTTCGGTCCGGTTCAAATTCAACAATCCCAGAACAAGCAGCAGCATCACCTACAAATGAAGggctttcatcattttcaaggGGTTTGGTTTTTGATTTGGGATTGAAGGACTCGTGGGATAGTGCTGAAATTGGCTCCCCTGTTGTAAAAAGGTTCATTGGTGATGAGGAAGAGAGATGGTACATGTGGTACTGTGGAAGGTCAAATGGGAAAGATTCCATTGGATTGGCAGTTTCAAGTAATGGGATTCATTGGGAAAGAGGTAACGGGCCTATTAAATCAAGTTCTGATGTGGGGATGGTCATGAATTGTAGTGATGATTGGTGGGCTTTTGATACTCAAGGCATTAGGCCTTCTGAGATTGTCATCATGTCTAGTGCTAAGGTTAGAGTAAACAATTCTCTTTATTGGCTATACTACACTGGCTTTAATGATGAAAAGATTGAGCCTTTGGATAATTCTGTGGCGTTTAAGTTGAGTGATCCGAAAAGGATGTATTATAGGTCATTGCCAGGTTTAGCAATGAGTCAAGATGGGAGGCATTGGGCAAGAATTGAGGGGGAGCATCATAGTGGAGCTCTATTTGATGTGGGGTCAGATGGGGAGTGGGATTCCCTGTTTATTGCATCTCCAAAAGTTGTTTATCATGGGGCTGGTGATGTGAGGATGTATTACCATTCTTTTGATGCTGAAAAGGGGCATTTTGCAGTTGGGATTGCCAGGTCAAGAGATGGGATCAAGTGGGTAAAACTGGGGAAGATTATGGGAGGAGGGGGAAATGGTATGTTTGATGAACTAGGAGTAATGAATGCTCATGTTGTTAAGAATAGAAAAGATGGGAAATATGTGATGGCTTATGAAGGTGTTGCTGCAGATGGCAAGAAGAGTGTTGGATTAGCTGTTTCTTCTGATGGGCTGAAGGAGTGGAGGAAATTTCAGGATGGTCCTGCGCTAAAGCAAAGCGAAGAAGATGGCTGGGATTGGGAAGGGGTAGGATCACCTTGTCTAGTTCAAATGGATGGGGATGCAGATGAATGGAGATTGTACTATAAAGGAACTGGCAAAGGGGGAAAGACGGGGATTGGTTTAGCAGTGTCTGAAGGAATTGAATTTGCTAGTTTTCAGAGATGGACAGGGTTTCACCTGTGACTTGTCAGGCATTTTCTCCCCTGCTCTTCACCATATGAGGGGGGTGAAAGATGACCTTTGCCTTTGGTTCAAACATGTTCCTCACTTCATTTGTAAATCTGGTACTACAAGCTAAAGAGGAGCAGTCAGTCTCGTGGCATCAGgtcttggattttttttttccccctctggTTCCTGcaattattactattatttctGATTATATGGCCTTTATATAGGATTCGGTTTCATGATCTTTTGTTGCTGCTTGAGTTAAGCTATTTGGAATAGCAGCACTTTGCTTCAAAAAATTGGCTGTCCTTGGGATGTTTGTTGTAGCACACGATTGCTTTGGTTTTCTGGGTAGACAATGCGAGAAACAGATAGTCGCCTATCATTTTCTGTTAGCCCGAGAACAGATGGTGATCATGAACTTACCAGACACTCAACCACATATTTCAAActacaaaaatgaaaagttgCTAATTAACACATTCTtgatgatcttttttttttttttgttgggagttattttagattattaATCATGTGTGTTACTGATTTAGTTTTCTCATAtccctttctcctttttttttttttcctttcaactcATCTGCTTTCTCATTCGCTTTGGTGGGCCAGAGGTTGGAATGAGATATTGCATGAAGACCTGACTTGATTGTGACAACCAGGTCCAAACTTACGCCTATAGGCCTACAGAGGATGGTAACCCAAATCAGATGATGTTCGAAATTGGTCCAAGCTCTGGCAAGTAGAACACGGCAGAAGCGAATAACTTTTATAGGCCAGACTTGTGAATAAGTCACATCTACCGCCGTATTGATTTTTATTGGGCTTGCGAGGGGCCAATTTTGGTTGTCAGATAAACTCATCATCATCCTGGCCCAGCCCTTGGAAATGGCTCAAACTCAAATCTAACAATTTAGATCTTCAATGTTACAAACTGTATTTCTGTTCTAGGGTTATAAATTAATCTAATCACGTCGAACATCTTAGTATTtgaatttgtttaattattttgataaatttaaaattttatttaagtttaacttgtttatTTGCTGAACAAAGttgaacactttttttttttatcgaattTAAAAGTTATCGAACATAAAATGCGATGCAAGTTTGGCTTGACTTATTGATTAACCAAGTTCGAACAAATTCTTGTCAAGTCAAATTTGATTCGAGTATTCATTAGTTTGATTCATCTTTCAATTCTATTCCGGACACCTCTAGACAAATTAGAGACAACAAATGACCAGTGTCAATACAAAGCCGTACTCTCTGAAGTTACATTGAAGGTTTTAGTGGACAACAGATGGTACAACTGACAAGATACACGAACAATAACTAAGGAGGCGTCAGTCGGACATAAACATGCATTAATGTTATATACTGTTTCGGTGTAAAGTTAAACGAATACTGAAAATCTTTAAGATAGAGACTGGCGATGGCGTTAGCATTAATTATGAATCTCCAATATCCCCCGGCCCCCCCCCCCGGGCCCCCGCCCGCCCGGTGAAGGGCGAAGCCAACACAGTACTGTTTCCACAGGGTGAGTAATGCTCACGAGGCGAGAGAGTATACAAACTTCACATAAGTTGCCATTACAGGTATAATAGATACATGATTGTGTTCTCACAGATTTCTGCCCTTTAAAAATAAGTAATCAGgaattcatcaaaaaaaaaaattttctaagtaaATGAGAAAGCAGATGAGTTGAAACTTAAAGTCAAATTATGTTTGGACAAACCATTTTTTTCGATGTATGTCGTATATGTAAATTTTAGAAACTTAAAgtcaaattataattaattgTCGTGAATTATAGAAAATTTATGCTAATTATAGACGTGGACTTTCTTTTTccacatttcttcttctttgcaaTTTGCACACATTGACAAACATAATCAACCACGCGAATGTATTACCATGCACAATTCACATAACACAAATACAACATCAACATATGCATATATTCCGAACCCTCTATTTTCTCCTCCTGACTTGGCCATGCCAGTATATTGATTCTTTTATCCAAAGAGTAGGGCCAATCAACAATTAATGCTATTCTAATAGCAGTTTTGGAGCAGAAGAATGGAGGAGGAGCTTGGCATCTTCCGAAAGAAGAAGAcgtcaagaagaagaagaagaagaagcagaaaagtaaaaaagaagGAAGGGAAATTTGAGAAGTTAAAGAAACATGGCGGTAAATATAACTCAAccaggtgttttttttttttttcgacacaGGGGTGTTCGGATCAATTCTTACGGGGTCCGACTAATCTCCTGCGGCCCGAGTCCGGCGTCCCAACCCGACCTAAGCACGATAAGTGAGCGGAGAAATCCAGCAAAACAGAGACTCGATCTTGGGACCAAGTGATCACCAGTGGGAGTTGCTACCGCTGAACCATTCACGCGGGGCTCAACCAAGTGTTTGCTTGAACAGAGATTGGATTTAATCGCCACCAAAATCCCTTGTAGGAGAATTCATGCACTCATTAAATGTCACAAAACCTACCAAAGGCCAACATTCTGCAAATGCTAGCCCTAGCAATCAGCGATGACAAAACACATGCAACCAACATTACCACTGTAGTTAGCCAAACAAGAGTGTTCAGGACGAACGTCACGTCACACAGATAGCTTGTGCAGGCGGGATAAATATTGGGACAAGCGGATTAAAATGAACCACATTCTCCAACAACAAGCACTGTGTGTAGTAACAGTTACCAGCATTTTTAGTGTTAGTGTTTGCCttgaaaaaaaatctattaAACTCAAGCACTATATATGACTGTATTTTAATTTTGACACTAGATCTTATTTATGGTATCATTGAGATCTTAAGGAGGATCTATTGAACAGCGATGATGCAGTCACACTACAACTACTCTGAATGACGTCTGTGTTAAACCAAGATACGGTTGGCTTTTCCAGTTGGCAGTAAAACTATCCATCATGCCTACATTTTAGATCACCATATCCAAGAAAACATTTATGTTCGAAGATAACATTACATTATACGTCCGATAAGATGATACAAAACAAAGGTAAAAAAGGACCATTGGACCAATGATTAGAAGTGAGGGTGACATCATAAGTAAACCGAATAAAATTAATGAACTTCTGTGTGAAGTACAATCATAGGAggctagctttttttttttaatatattttattttattaactaATTAAAATTAAGGATACAAGGATTTTGAGGAGGGGCCAAACCTGAACTCAAGAgctctttgaaaaaaaaaaaaaaatcataggaGGTTAGCTAACCACTCTGGGGGACTACATAGCATTGTCCGCACTGCGTCATATTAAAGAATAGGGCATGTCAAGTTATAGACTCGGTTAATTTCACAGAAATTAGAGTTTCTGTTTAAATCAAAGCAGTGGCTCATTAGTTCTAATGTTGATCATTTAATTGGGTCTGATTAATTTGTATTAATCCCACTATTTTGGCTAACTTGTACTATGATTAATAAAATATGGATTTAATGGTGCCCTTAAAAGCAACGTGAAAGGCAATCTTAAATTTGCTGCTATATTACAATCACAATGGACTGGGTAGATTTCTCCAAAATAGCATGTTGAGTGGGGAAGTCAAGTCCCATGAATGTCAAGAAATCTAATGGATCAAGTTCCTCACAGGTTACTAACTAGAAATTTCGTAGTAGTATTCGTGTATATATatcaaccaaaacaaaaaatgtcTTCTGTTTGTGCTCATGATTCTAAGATCAATTAGATATCTTGTATAGGCCGCATTGTCAAGCATTCGGCTTTTGGAACCAGTC
Encoded proteins:
- the LOC140016792 gene encoding uncharacterized protein, whose product is MGSTATTAISSAKSINALSTSANNTKITNLTTSTPTWSQTKSKLPDFYASSSFLNHLKSKSPQLKNKNSKLFLLHCSAKPNTDRKNATDDNLSLRSGSNSTIPEQAAASPTNEGLSSFSRGLVFDLGLKDSWDSAEIGSPVVKRFIGDEEERWYMWYCGRSNGKDSIGLAVSSNGIHWERGNGPIKSSSDVGMVMNCSDDWWAFDTQGIRPSEIVIMSSAKVRVNNSLYWLYYTGFNDEKIEPLDNSVAFKLSDPKRMYYRSLPGLAMSQDGRHWARIEGEHHSGALFDVGSDGEWDSLFIASPKVVYHGAGDVRMYYHSFDAEKGHFAVGIARSRDGIKWVKLGKIMGGGGNGMFDELGVMNAHVVKNRKDGKYVMAYEGVAADGKKSVGLAVSSDGLKEWRKFQDGPALKQSEEDGWDWEGVGSPCLVQMDGDADEWRLYYKGTGKGGKTGIGLAVSEGIEFASFQRWTGFHL
- the LOC140016793 gene encoding uncharacterized protein; translated protein: MLRTISANSPPLKSPKKTNGPNFTGPSRPSIVIGSINPLSIYPNIVIELYRKLVVQGLTAEAMSFMKGDLLTKTKKLVKGLAKVEPLWLKAMEQAPPVTFPRAEGTIKPMSLPEDVYIKKFYKKYPDSKYQDPIKISGFNPPPARLFGWRVLELTEQGVSEEEAMAVADMEYRSEKKARKEAYSRLKQIAKLQGKKPPPNPYPSAIKEIQAKEKKFVHDRFHNPETVKLAEKMREERAADWQNRRGAGDW